The proteins below come from a single Gimesia alba genomic window:
- a CDS encoding zinc ribbon domain-containing protein yields the protein MSEQDTCGHCNEQIPLEYTFCPHCGIQLICPNIRTANFPHEQEALENAYLKAKERAIQRGCSQAIDLLEDQLNTSKSILACPISKLIAIAQKPGTFANYYDLMSLQFLGPPSIDGPDWNKLRPQVEIEFMGSHKNIDQLHYACLSTNRTSLSHYGECRIILRDHMIEHRSSVFMENSAFYFFRNGPPIPPGMRSTWANRSKLGTVKLADKITVSTTVEDIATLILRSGETRLDDDFIEVQVFGEMTIHTFERVIITQKPEERLSRKRKRELRGTAGEQSVKDLCNEAGVDWEIS from the coding sequence ATGAGTGAGCAAGATACTTGTGGTCACTGCAATGAACAGATACCCCTCGAATATACATTCTGCCCGCACTGTGGCATTCAGCTTATTTGCCCCAATATTCGTACGGCAAACTTTCCTCATGAACAGGAAGCATTGGAAAACGCTTATCTAAAAGCGAAAGAGAGAGCAATTCAACGAGGCTGTTCACAAGCTATTGATTTACTAGAAGATCAACTGAATACAAGCAAATCTATCCTTGCATGCCCTATATCAAAGCTGATTGCCATAGCCCAAAAACCTGGAACATTTGCCAATTATTACGACTTAATGAGTCTTCAGTTTCTAGGTCCGCCAAGCATTGATGGCCCTGACTGGAACAAACTGAGACCGCAAGTTGAGATTGAGTTCATGGGAAGCCACAAAAATATTGACCAGCTTCACTATGCATGCCTATCCACCAACAGAACAAGTTTATCACATTATGGAGAATGTAGGATCATTTTGAGAGACCATATGATTGAACATCGATCTTCGGTATTCATGGAAAATTCGGCTTTTTATTTCTTTAGAAATGGACCTCCTATTCCACCTGGAATGAGAAGTACTTGGGCTAATCGTTCGAAACTAGGCACTGTAAAATTAGCAGATAAGATTACAGTCAGCACAACAGTGGAAGATATCGCAACATTGATCTTGCGGAGCGGTGAGACGAGGCTGGATGATGACTTCATCGAAGTTCAGGTCTTCGGTGAAATGACAATTCACACTTTTGAACGCGTTATTATAACACAAAAACCAGAAGAGAGGCTTTCTCGAAAAAGAAAGAGGGAACTTCGCGGTACAGCCGGGGAGCAATCTGTTAAAGACCTTTGTAACGAAGCTGGTGTTGACTGGGAGATCAGCTGA